The Erpetoichthys calabaricus chromosome 5, fErpCal1.3, whole genome shotgun sequence genome has a segment encoding these proteins:
- the LOC114651569 gene encoding zinc finger protein OZF-like isoform X2 → MEQRKVIIKEEDCDWERVHSKEGLCLKQEDSEWEPPIKMEVTDDTDINHEMQNLEYPNISKEDVSFENDSSLRTGQVVKTEVTDFRPIHHLIDSKCFPQQRYVNVKTEPAEFEDNFNKAMYYRREEPEQPSLAMHTGKYLKEKSSCSAPSFVQNGLQCRVQRKPHVKKKKKSVATLDVLESLPLQYGSLPVEKLTKITALQIQNKCTQSANPTSMFICQDCGKSFKWKSHFKAHQSIHSTEKPYCCSECGKSFSHISNLQKHTRTHTGEKPYCCSECGKRFSRRGNLQSHTRIHTGEKPHCCSQCGKRFSRRGHLQAHTRIHTGEKPYCCPECGKRFSHVGSLYTHKRIHSGEKPHCCSECGKRFSHISNLQKHSRIHIVGKPHICAECGKRFSYICALQVHTRMHTGEKPYCCPECGKRFSLISNLHSHRKIHSGEKPHSCVECGRRFSCSGSLKRHTVIHTGERPHCCDECGKRFSRISSLQRHTRIHTGEKPYCCCECSKRFTDRRQLKRHHRIHVGQKMELCAKMDSV, encoded by the exons ATGGAGCAAAGGAAGGTCATCATCAAAGAAGAGGATTGTGACTGGGAACGTGTCCATTCCAAAGAGGGCCTCTGCCTGAAGCAAGAGGATTCTGAATGGGAACCTCCAATTAAAATGGAAGTAACTGATGACACAGACATCAACCATGAGATGCAAAACCTTGAGTATCCAAATATTTCTAAGGAAGATGTGTCTTTTGAGAATGATTCCAGTTTAAGGACAGGTCAAGTAGTAAAAACAGAAGTGACTGATTTTAGACCCATTCATCATTTAATAGACTCAAAATGCTTTCCTCAGCAGCGTTATGTCAATGTTAAGACTGAACCGGCAGAATTTGAGGACAATTTTAACAAGGCAATGTATTATAGGAGAGAAGAGCCTGAACAGCCATCACTTGCAATGCACACTGGAAAGT ATTTAAAAGAAAAGAGTAGCTGTTCCGCACCCTCCTTTGTTCAGAATGGTCTTCAGTGCAGAGTTCAAAGAAAACCacatgtcaaaaaaaagaaaaagtcggTGGCAACGTTGGACGTCTTGGAATCTCTGCCGTTGCAATATGGTTCTTTACCTGTGGAGAAACTGACAAAAATAACTGCCCTGCAGATTCAGAATAAATGCACGCAGAGTGCAAATCCAACGTCAATGTTTATCTGCCAAGACTGTGGGAAAAGCTTTAAATGGAAATCTCATTTTAAGGCACATCAGAGCATTCACAGTAcagagaagccatactgctgttctgaatgcggGAAGTCATTTTCACATATAAGCAACCTTCAAAAGCACACACGAACTCACACAGGTGAGAAACCCtattgctgttctgagtgtggtaAGAGATTCTCACGCAGAGGCAATCTCCAGtcccacacaagaattcacacaggagagaagcctcaTTGTTGCTCTCAATGTGGCAAGCGATTCTCACGCAGAGGTCATCTTCAGGCACAcacaagaatccacactggagaaaaaccatactgctgtcctgaatgtggcaaacgattctcccATGTGGGCAGTCTTTACACTCACAAAAGGATTCACTCTGGAGAGAAGCCacattgctgctctgaatgtggcaagcgatttTCACATATAAGCAATCTTCAGAAACACTCGAGAATTCATATTGTGGGGAAGCCACATATCTgtgctgaatgtggcaaacgattctcttaCATCTGTGCCCTTCAAGTCCATACTCGAatgcacactggagaaaagccgtattgctgtccagaatgtggcaaGCGATTTTCTCTCATAAGCAATCTTCATAGTCACCGGAAAATTCACAGTGGAGAGAAACCACATTCTTGTGTTGAATGTGGCAGACGATTCTCATGCAGTGGCAGTCTGAAGAGGCATACAgtaattcatactggagagaggCCACACTGCTGTGATGAATGTGGAAAGAGATTCTCACGCATCAGCAGTCTCCAgagacacacaagaattcacacgggagagaaaccGTATTGCTGTTGTGAATGCAGTAAAAGATTCACAGATAGACGACAACTCAAGAGGCATCATCGTATTCACGTGGGGCAAAAGATGGAACTCTGTGCGAAGATGGACTCTGTCTGA
- the LOC114651569 gene encoding zinc finger protein OZF-like isoform X1: MEQRKVIIKEEDCDWERVHSKEGLCLKQEDSEWEPPIKMEVTDDTDINHEMQNLEYPNISKEDVSFENDSSLRTGQVVKTEVTDFRPIHHLIDSKCFPQQRYVNVKTEPAEFEDNFNKAMYYRREEPEQPSLAMHTGKSDLKEKSSCSAPSFVQNGLQCRVQRKPHVKKKKKSVATLDVLESLPLQYGSLPVEKLTKITALQIQNKCTQSANPTSMFICQDCGKSFKWKSHFKAHQSIHSTEKPYCCSECGKSFSHISNLQKHTRTHTGEKPYCCSECGKRFSRRGNLQSHTRIHTGEKPHCCSQCGKRFSRRGHLQAHTRIHTGEKPYCCPECGKRFSHVGSLYTHKRIHSGEKPHCCSECGKRFSHISNLQKHSRIHIVGKPHICAECGKRFSYICALQVHTRMHTGEKPYCCPECGKRFSLISNLHSHRKIHSGEKPHSCVECGRRFSCSGSLKRHTVIHTGERPHCCDECGKRFSRISSLQRHTRIHTGEKPYCCCECSKRFTDRRQLKRHHRIHVGQKMELCAKMDSV; encoded by the exons ATGGAGCAAAGGAAGGTCATCATCAAAGAAGAGGATTGTGACTGGGAACGTGTCCATTCCAAAGAGGGCCTCTGCCTGAAGCAAGAGGATTCTGAATGGGAACCTCCAATTAAAATGGAAGTAACTGATGACACAGACATCAACCATGAGATGCAAAACCTTGAGTATCCAAATATTTCTAAGGAAGATGTGTCTTTTGAGAATGATTCCAGTTTAAGGACAGGTCAAGTAGTAAAAACAGAAGTGACTGATTTTAGACCCATTCATCATTTAATAGACTCAAAATGCTTTCCTCAGCAGCGTTATGTCAATGTTAAGACTGAACCGGCAGAATTTGAGGACAATTTTAACAAGGCAATGTATTATAGGAGAGAAGAGCCTGAACAGCCATCACTTGCAATGCACACTGGAAAGT CAGATTTAAAAGAAAAGAGTAGCTGTTCCGCACCCTCCTTTGTTCAGAATGGTCTTCAGTGCAGAGTTCAAAGAAAACCacatgtcaaaaaaaagaaaaagtcggTGGCAACGTTGGACGTCTTGGAATCTCTGCCGTTGCAATATGGTTCTTTACCTGTGGAGAAACTGACAAAAATAACTGCCCTGCAGATTCAGAATAAATGCACGCAGAGTGCAAATCCAACGTCAATGTTTATCTGCCAAGACTGTGGGAAAAGCTTTAAATGGAAATCTCATTTTAAGGCACATCAGAGCATTCACAGTAcagagaagccatactgctgttctgaatgcggGAAGTCATTTTCACATATAAGCAACCTTCAAAAGCACACACGAACTCACACAGGTGAGAAACCCtattgctgttctgagtgtggtaAGAGATTCTCACGCAGAGGCAATCTCCAGtcccacacaagaattcacacaggagagaagcctcaTTGTTGCTCTCAATGTGGCAAGCGATTCTCACGCAGAGGTCATCTTCAGGCACAcacaagaatccacactggagaaaaaccatactgctgtcctgaatgtggcaaacgattctcccATGTGGGCAGTCTTTACACTCACAAAAGGATTCACTCTGGAGAGAAGCCacattgctgctctgaatgtggcaagcgatttTCACATATAAGCAATCTTCAGAAACACTCGAGAATTCATATTGTGGGGAAGCCACATATCTgtgctgaatgtggcaaacgattctcttaCATCTGTGCCCTTCAAGTCCATACTCGAatgcacactggagaaaagccgtattgctgtccagaatgtggcaaGCGATTTTCTCTCATAAGCAATCTTCATAGTCACCGGAAAATTCACAGTGGAGAGAAACCACATTCTTGTGTTGAATGTGGCAGACGATTCTCATGCAGTGGCAGTCTGAAGAGGCATACAgtaattcatactggagagaggCCACACTGCTGTGATGAATGTGGAAAGAGATTCTCACGCATCAGCAGTCTCCAgagacacacaagaattcacacgggagagaaaccGTATTGCTGTTGTGAATGCAGTAAAAGATTCACAGATAGACGACAACTCAAGAGGCATCATCGTATTCACGTGGGGCAAAAGATGGAACTCTGTGCGAAGATGGACTCTGTCTGA